A window from Gottschalkiaceae bacterium SANA encodes these proteins:
- a CDS encoding DUF370 domain-containing protein, producing the protein MQSKFVNIGFGNIVPVKRIIAIVNPESAPIKRLIQEAREANRLIDATYGRRTRAVIVADSNHIILSAVQPETVAHRLEDHKSADA; encoded by the coding sequence ATGCAATCGAAGTTTGTTAATATTGGATTTGGAAACATCGTGCCAGTAAAACGAATCATTGCAATTGTCAACCCGGAATCTGCGCCGATCAAGAGGTTGATTCAAGAAGCAAGAGAAGCGAATCGGTTAATCGACGCAACTTATGGTCGACGAACGAGAGCTGTGATCGTGGCAGACAGCAATCATATTATCCTTTCAGCTGTGCAGCCCGAAACGGTCGCACATCGACTGGAAGATCACAAGTCGGCGGATGCCTAG
- a CDS encoding YicC family protein: protein MKSMTGFGRGESEKNGIRIVVEMKSVNNRYLDPNIKMPRMLKFAEESVKRTIKKHLQRGRIETYINMDMDTEAFTKVSVDNTLADAYYYALEALKERFNMEEATRLDHLLRFNDIIQVEQSQAEEELLQEVLLEASEAAVKNLSEMRGIEGNHLQADIQGYLDEVALLTKTIADRAPLVVKEYKMKLETRLIELLDQKIELDPAKIANEVAFFADRADINEEITRLNSHMKQFTDVIQKNEAIGRKLDFILQEMNRETNTIGSKSNDVGITETVIEIKSYLEKVREQVQNIE, encoded by the coding sequence ATGAAGAGTATGACTGGTTTTGGACGAGGAGAATCAGAAAAGAACGGAATTCGAATTGTTGTGGAAATGAAAAGCGTGAATAATCGTTATTTGGATCCCAACATTAAGATGCCGCGAATGTTGAAATTTGCGGAAGAATCGGTGAAGCGAACGATAAAAAAGCATTTGCAACGAGGACGTATAGAGACCTATATCAATATGGATATGGACACAGAAGCATTTACAAAGGTCTCTGTCGACAATACTTTGGCAGATGCTTATTATTATGCCCTGGAGGCTTTAAAGGAACGATTTAATATGGAAGAAGCAACACGCTTGGATCATCTGTTGCGATTTAATGATATTATTCAGGTGGAGCAATCGCAAGCAGAGGAAGAGTTGTTGCAGGAAGTCTTGCTAGAAGCCTCTGAGGCGGCGGTAAAAAACCTGTCGGAAATGCGTGGAATTGAAGGGAATCACCTTCAAGCGGATATCCAAGGATATTTGGATGAAGTGGCGCTCTTAACGAAAACAATTGCAGACCGAGCACCATTGGTTGTCAAGGAATACAAAATGAAACTGGAAACACGTTTGATTGAACTTTTGGATCAAAAAATCGAGTTGGATCCAGCTAAAATTGCCAATGAGGTCGCTTTTTTTGCAGACCGCGCGGATATCAACGAGGAAATTACACGATTGAATAGTCACATGAAGCAGTTTACCGATGTGATTCAGAAAAACGAGGCGATTGGACGAAAGCTTGACTTCATCCTTCAAGAAATGAATCGGGAAACCAATACGATTGGATCAAAATCCAACGATGTTGGGATTACAGAGACGGTCATTGAAATAAAAAGCTATTTGGAGAAGGTTAGGGAACAGGTTCAAAACATCGAATAG
- the gmk_2 gene encoding guanylate kinase: MSKGLLIVVSGPSGAGKGTVCSALLAKQPNIRLSVSATTRAPRKLETPGVSYHYFAKEKFIEQINENGFLEYAEVYGNYYGTPKNFVLDSLEAGKDVLLEIDIQGALKVKEAYPDGVFVFILPPTLEELQKRITSRGTETEASLKKRLGAALQEIEQAFEYEYCIVNDQVELAVEELEAVLKAERCLIKRNHKRIHNFREEEFYVEA; this comes from the coding sequence ATGTCAAAGGGATTATTAATTGTGGTTTCAGGACCCTCTGGAGCCGGGAAAGGCACGGTATGTTCGGCTCTTTTAGCCAAGCAACCAAATATCAGATTATCTGTTTCTGCAACGACACGGGCGCCGAGAAAACTGGAAACGCCGGGGGTGAGTTATCACTACTTTGCAAAGGAAAAATTTATTGAGCAGATTAACGAAAACGGATTTTTAGAATATGCTGAAGTATATGGAAATTACTATGGTACACCGAAGAATTTTGTTCTTGATTCCCTAGAAGCTGGAAAAGATGTCTTGCTTGAGATCGATATTCAGGGCGCCTTGAAGGTAAAGGAAGCATACCCGGATGGTGTCTTTGTCTTTATTTTACCTCCAACCTTGGAGGAACTGCAAAAGAGAATCACATCACGGGGAACCGAAACGGAAGCGTCTTTAAAAAAACGACTCGGAGCCGCCTTGCAAGAAATCGAGCAAGCATTTGAGTACGAATATTGCATTGTAAACGATCAAGTTGAACTGGCAGTTGAAGAACTGGAAGCTGTTTTAAAGGCAGAGCGTTGCTTGATTAAGAGAAACCATAAGAGAATTCATAATTTCAGGGAGGAAGAGTTTTATGTTGAAGCCTAA